The Syngnathus typhle isolate RoL2023-S1 ecotype Sweden linkage group LG3, RoL_Styp_1.0, whole genome shotgun sequence genome window below encodes:
- the sh3pxd2aa gene encoding SH3 and PX domain-containing protein 2A isoform X10: MATNWVHRGIDSLEPMVLEQYVAVANYERQENSEISLKAGETVDVIEKSESGWWFVSTAEEQGWVPATYLDSQSGTRDDLDLGTSRTGEVTKRRKAHLKRLDRRWTLGGIVNRQQSREEKYVTIQPYSSQGKDEVSFEKGVTLEVIQKNLEGWWYVRYLGKEGWAPASYLKKLKEDFSPRKKPLSGPVEIIGNIMEISSLLQKKAVSEKDIQTDGEGSTTPERHISKSEISLPMPFSSDINAETGRRLSAGRDTNSPCLGIAAASSARSEAKARGEPGSPAVARVAPHRVEVGFDSIGSPNLRQKPPPRRGTNLGLQLPKPPEPPAVEAEYYTIADFQSSISDGISFRGGQKADVIEKNPGGWWYVQIGEMEGWAPCSYIDKRKKPNISRRTSTLTRPKVPPPAPPVKKHDSEEPPPPTTSTPKVTDSVKRSVYEEPEYDVPAIGCEGESDTDSLKDEHSLDVKISDIVSNKYRSSPPSSKASPPVCKKSPVFTQRRASFRSVEEVAKEECIYENDGFRSSSGMEGKTAKVSSEPNSPRTYHSSTVPRKPSGSSPLPGHPTKTVTPEVNRRSQTLGRHTDIHFRSHENSPHSSSDELNRGIKKCTGTSQDVEQRIGQSPSTRPKPSVRPKPLLTKSDPQSPERMDISSLRRPLKPTSHLRLGPKPSRGEDAETTSVISSEESVGSRSALDLSSVYSKSSYGETDAVGSCLYRSLDAYKKVQESEISFPAGVEVEVQEKQESGWWYVRWGSEEGWAPSYFLEPVKRAGDAARRESDGHGSGGSKSNSLEKNEKHVMALNNVNIQGLTQQHQGLQRNTPPIPSKPPGGFTKPSGVVNGSVRMRNGVRQVAVRPQSVFVTSTQPAKDTHYMTGSLRRNDSLGRSDRYGSGSATLGIHRNASFSTVRPHVVVESQTRPAERSNLGSSVSGFVSSNVQDPLGRLSQRNGIPVSTVRPKPIEKSQLIKNNLGRDVYVSIADYRGDEETMGFTEGTCLEVLERNPNGWWYCQVQDSLLPRKGWVPSNYLERKK; the protein is encoded by the exons ATGGCAACAAACTGGGTGCACAGAG GGATTGACAGCTTGGAGCCTATGGTACTGGAGCAGTATGTGGCCGTGGCCAACTACGAGAGGCAGGAGAACTCTGAGATCAGCCTCAAGGCCGGTGAAACAGTGGATGTGATTGAGAAGAGCGAAAGTG GTTGGTGGTTTGTCAGCACAGCGGAGGAGCAGGGCTGGGTGCCTGCCACATACCTTGACTCCCAAAGTGGAACCAGAGATGATTTGGATTTAGGAACCTCCAGGACAGGAGAGG tgaCTAAAAGACGCAAGGCCCATCTGAAGAGGCTTGATCGTCGATGGACACTTGGGGGTATTGTGAACCGCCAACAAAGCAGAG AAGAAAAGTATGTAACAATACAGCCATATAGTAGTCAAGGGAAGGATGAAGTCAGCTTTGAGAAAGGAGTCACTCTGGAAGTTATTCAAAAGAACCTTGAAGGCTGGTGGTATGTCAG ATATTTAGGGAAAGAAGGATGGGCCCCTGCCTCCTACTTGAAGAAGTTAAAAGAAGACTTCTCTCCTCGAAAGAAACCACTGTCAGGCCCTGTGGAAATCATTGGCAACATCATGGAGATCAGCAGTCTTTTACAAAAGAAAGCGGTCAGTGAAAAGGACATCCAGACAGACGGCGAGGGTAGCACCACACCAGAGCGCCACATCTCCAAGAGTGAGATCAGCTTGCCCATGCCCTTTAGCTCTGACATCAATGCTGAGACAGGCAGGCGGTTGAGCGCAGGCCGTGATACCAACAGTCCATGTCTAGGAATAGCAGCAGCGAGCTCTGCTCGAAGCGAAGCCAAAGCGAGAGGCGAACCGGGTTCCCCGGCCGTTGCCAGAGTTGCGCCTCACAGAGTTGAAGTAG GCTTTGACTCCATAG GGTCTCCCAATCTGAGACAAAAACCTCCTCCAAGAAGAGGGACCAATTTG GGGTTGCAGTTGCCCAAGCCACCAGAACCACCTGCTGTGGAAGCAGAGTATTACACCATTGCAGATTTCCAGTCATCCATTTCTGATGGCATCAGCTTCCGTGGAGGACAAAAGGCTGAT GTGATAGAGAAGAACCCTGGAGGTTGGTGGTATGTACAAATTGGAGAGATGGAGGGCTGGGCGCCATGTTCCTACATTGACAAACGCAAGAAGCCCAACATCAGCCGTCGAACCAGCACCCTGACCAGGCCCAAAGTCCCACCCCCAGCACCGCCTGTGAAAAAGCATGATTCTGAGGAGCCTCCTCCTCCTACCACATCCACTCCTAAAGTAACAGACTCAGTAAAAAGGTCTGTGTATGAGGAACCTGAATACGATGTTCCTGCAATTGGCTGTGAAGGTGAATCGGATACAGATTCTCTCAAAGATGAACACTCCCTGGATGTTAAGATTAGTGATATAGTCAGCAACAAGTATCGCAGTTCCCCGCCTTCAAGTAAAGCTTCCCCTCCCGTCTGCAAAAAATCACCAGTTTTCACCCAACGGAGGGCCTCATTTAGATCCGTCGAAGAAGTTGCTAAAGAGGAATGTATCTATGAAAATGACGGATTTCGCTCTAGTAGTGGGATGGAGGGAAAGACAGCTAAAGTGTCAAGTGAGCCCAACTCTCCAAGGACCTACCATTCTTCAACAGTTCCACGCAAACCCTCTGGGTCTTCACCGTTGCCTGGTCACCCCACAAAAACAGTGACCCCAGAGGTGAATAGAAGAAGCCAAACTCTTGGTAGACATACAGACATTCACTTCCGGTCCCACGAGAACAGTCCCCATTCCTCGTCAGACGAATTGAATCGAGGTATCAAGAAATGCACAGGCACTAGCCAGGATGTGGAACAGAGAATAGGTCAGAGCCCGTCGACTAGACCGAAGCCTTCTGTCAGACCTAAACCACTCCTGACTAAGTCAGATCCTCAGAGTCCTGAGAGGATGGACATCAGTTCCCTGAGACGCCCTTTGAAGCCCACAAGTCATTTACGACTTGGACCGAAGCCTTCTCGAGGAGAAGACGCTGAGACAACCTCTGTAATATCCTCTGAGGAATCTGTCGGCTCACGCAGTGCATTAGACCTTTCATCTGTGTACTCCAAAAGTAGCTATGGAGAGACTGACGCAGTGGGATCTTGTCTCTACCGCTCCCTGGATGCCTACAAGAAAGTCCAAGAATCTGAGATCAGCTTTCCAGCTGGGGTGGAGGTGGAAGTTCAGGAGAAGCAAGAGAGTGGCTGGTGGTACGTGCGCTGGGGTTCTGAGGAGGGTTGGGCTCCCTCATACTTTTTAGAACCTGTCAAGCGAGCAGGTGATGCTGCGAGGCGAGAATCAGATGGACATGGCAGTGGTGGCAGTAAGTCCAATAGCCTtgagaaaaatgaaaagcacGTTATGGCTCTAAATAATGTCAATATTCAGGGTCTGACCCAGCAGCATCAAGGATTGCAAAGGAACACTCCGCCAATTCCTTCCAAGCCTCCGGGGGGCTTCACAAAGCCATCTGGGGTGGTTAATGGAAGTGTGCGGATGAGGAATGGGGTACGCCAAGTGGCAGTGAGGCCTCAGTCTGTATTTGTGACGTCAACACAGCCAGCTAAGGATACACATTACATGACGGGATCCCTGAGACGAAATGACTCACTTGGCAGGAGTGATCGCTATGGCTCCGGTTCTGCCACACTTGGTATCCACCGAAATGCCTCCTTCAGCACAGTGCGGCCACACGTGGTCGTTGAAAGTCAGACAAGACCTGCCGAGCGCTCGAACCTTGGGTCCTCGGTGAGCGGGTTTGTCTCAAGCAATGTCCAGGATCCCCTTGGCAGATTAAGTCAGCGCAATGGTATCCCTGTATCCACAGTCCGTCCCAAACCCATAGAGAAGAGCCAGCTGATCAAAAACAACCTTGGTAGGGATGTGTATGTGTCCATCGCCGATTACCGTGGTGATGAAGAGACTATGGGATTTACTGAGGGCACCTGTCTGGAGGTATTGGAGCGAAACCCCAATGGTTGGTGGTACTGCCAGGTGCAAGACAGCCTGCTTCCCCGTAAAGGCTGGGTCCCATCCAATTACCTAGAGCGCAAGAAATAA